A stretch of Calditrichota bacterium DNA encodes these proteins:
- a CDS encoding type I CRISPR-associated protein Cas7, translating into MATEVHTGEILFVKSVKDGIPNRDPLRDSDARRIFGEDDGRISLSDVSIKRDVRDFILARYPDGGPAKSLFIFVRKEFTEKGKLRGREGLALSILERAYNERTKEVEREKFFQAAFDARVFGVVFSVGGKAFNQCGPVQFAWAHSLHPVETKYVQGTVVMPSREGEEELAGEEEGATMGTIWSTYVCPFAVFAMPAVVSAPIARDTGMSAEDVDLLLEALWRGTLSRQARGRGIQQPLLLVHVEYHDPFFRLGYL; encoded by the coding sequence ATGGCTACCGAAGTCCACACTGGGGAAATACTCTTCGTCAAGAGCGTGAAGGACGGTATCCCCAACCGTGATCCCCTGCGAGACAGCGATGCACGGCGCATCTTCGGCGAAGACGATGGGCGCATTTCCCTGTCTGACGTCAGCATCAAGCGCGATGTGCGCGACTTTATCCTAGCGCGTTACCCCGACGGAGGGCCGGCAAAGAGCCTGTTCATCTTCGTGCGTAAGGAATTCACCGAGAAGGGAAAGTTGCGCGGCCGCGAGGGATTGGCGCTGTCTATCCTCGAAAGAGCATACAACGAGCGAACCAAAGAGGTCGAACGAGAGAAGTTTTTCCAAGCCGCCTTCGACGCCCGCGTCTTCGGCGTGGTGTTCAGCGTCGGCGGCAAAGCCTTCAACCAATGCGGACCTGTCCAGTTTGCATGGGCCCACTCCCTGCACCCGGTCGAAACCAAGTACGTGCAAGGAACCGTGGTCATGCCCTCCCGAGAAGGAGAGGAAGAACTGGCTGGAGAAGAAGAAGGTGCAACCATGGGCACGATATGGTCCACATATGTGTGCCCGTTCGCGGTGTTTGCCATGCCGGCGGTGGTCAGCGCGCCCATTGCTCGTGACACCGGCATGAGCGCCGAGGATGTGGACCTGTTGCTGGAGGCCCTGTGGAGGGGAACACTCAGCCGCCAGGCACGCGGTCGGGGCATCCAACAACCTCTGCTCCTCGTGCACGTGGAGTACCACGATCCTTTCTTCCGCTTGGGTTACCTG